The following coding sequences are from one Virgibacillus necropolis window:
- a CDS encoding alpha-ketoacid dehydrogenase subunit beta has protein sequence MPVMSYIQAVTTALKEEMQRDEKVFVLGEDVGKKGGVFGATKGLYDEFGDARVLDTPLAESAIAGVGIGAAMYGMRPVAEMQFADFIMPAVNQIISEAAKIRYRSNNDWNVPMTIRAPYGGGVHGALYHSQSVEAVFANQPGLKIVMPSTPYDVKGLLKASIRDNDPVLFFEHKRAYRLLKGEVPEEDYVLPIGKADVKREGSDVTVITYGLAVHFALQAAEKLADEDIDVHILDLRTIYPLDKEGIIEAAKKTGKVLLITEDNKEGSIIGEVAAIIAENCLFDLDAPIQRLAGPDVPSMPYSPKMEKYFMINPEKVEKAIRELAEF, from the coding sequence ATGCCAGTAATGTCATATATTCAAGCTGTAACAACAGCATTAAAAGAAGAAATGCAACGCGACGAGAAGGTTTTTGTTTTAGGGGAAGATGTTGGTAAAAAAGGTGGTGTGTTCGGCGCTACTAAAGGTTTGTATGATGAGTTCGGTGACGCACGTGTTCTTGACACACCGCTTGCAGAGTCTGCGATTGCAGGTGTTGGAATAGGAGCTGCAATGTATGGAATGCGTCCAGTCGCTGAAATGCAGTTTGCTGATTTTATTATGCCCGCGGTAAACCAAATTATTTCGGAAGCGGCTAAAATTCGTTACCGTTCGAATAATGATTGGAATGTTCCAATGACTATTCGTGCGCCTTATGGTGGAGGAGTTCACGGGGCTTTGTATCATTCTCAATCTGTAGAAGCTGTGTTTGCTAATCAACCAGGACTAAAGATTGTTATGCCGTCAACTCCTTACGATGTAAAAGGGTTATTAAAAGCATCTATACGTGACAATGATCCTGTACTTTTCTTTGAGCATAAGCGAGCGTATCGTTTACTTAAAGGAGAAGTGCCAGAAGAAGATTACGTACTTCCAATTGGAAAAGCAGATGTTAAACGAGAAGGATCAGATGTTACCGTCATCACTTACGGTCTAGCTGTACATTTTGCGCTTCAAGCAGCAGAAAAATTGGCTGATGAAGATATTGACGTACACATTCTGGATTTACGAACCATTTATCCGCTCGATAAAGAAGGAATTATTGAAGCTGCTAAAAAGACAGGAAAGGTATTACTCATCACTGAGGATAATAAAGAAGGTAGTATTATCGGTGAAGTAGCGGCTATTATCGCTGAAAATTGCTTGTTCGATTTAGATGCGCCGATTCAACGTCTTGCAGGGCCTGATGTACCGTCAATGCCGTACTCACCAAAAATGGAAAAATACTTTATGATTAATCCAGAAAAAGTCGAAAAAGCAATCCGTGAACTAGCAGAATTTTAA
- a CDS encoding thiamine pyrophosphate-dependent dehydrogenase E1 component subunit alpha, which produces MSKNRHEELGLSDDLVLEMFRTMLLARKIDERMWLLNRAGKIPFVISCQGQEAAQVGASFALNRDADYVAPYYRDMGVVLAFGMTAKDLMLSGFAKQEDPNSGGRQMPGHFGQKKNRILTGSSPVTTQLPHAVGVGLAAKMEKKDIVSLVTLGEGSSNQGDFHEGLNFAGVHKLPVITMVENNKYAISVPIERQIAAKNVSDRAIGYGMPGITIDGNDPLAVYEAVKEARERAINGEGPTLIEAVSYRLTAHSSDDDDSQYRESKEVEEAKKKDSIITFAAYLKEIGILTEEIEEKMNEEIRDIVNEATDYAENAPYAEPESSLRFVYEE; this is translated from the coding sequence ATGTCAAAAAATCGTCATGAGGAATTAGGGTTATCAGATGATCTAGTTTTAGAAATGTTTAGAACGATGCTTTTAGCTAGAAAGATTGATGAAAGAATGTGGCTCTTAAACCGAGCTGGTAAAATTCCATTTGTAATTTCCTGTCAGGGGCAAGAAGCGGCGCAAGTGGGTGCGTCGTTTGCATTAAATCGAGACGCGGATTATGTAGCTCCATATTACCGAGACATGGGAGTTGTTCTCGCTTTTGGGATGACAGCGAAGGACCTAATGCTATCTGGTTTTGCTAAACAAGAGGATCCAAACTCTGGCGGACGTCAAATGCCTGGACATTTTGGACAAAAGAAAAATAGAATACTTACTGGTTCATCGCCAGTAACAACACAGTTACCACACGCAGTAGGTGTTGGTTTAGCAGCAAAAATGGAGAAAAAAGATATCGTGTCATTAGTTACACTTGGAGAAGGTTCATCCAACCAAGGAGACTTTCACGAAGGATTAAACTTTGCTGGTGTACATAAACTTCCAGTAATTACCATGGTGGAAAATAATAAATATGCAATTTCTGTTCCAATTGAAAGACAAATTGCGGCTAAAAACGTTTCAGATCGTGCTATCGGTTATGGAATGCCAGGGATAACAATTGATGGAAACGATCCTTTAGCTGTTTATGAAGCAGTAAAAGAGGCAAGAGAACGCGCAATAAATGGTGAAGGCCCAACATTAATTGAAGCTGTCTCGTACCGTTTAACTGCTCACTCAAGTGATGATGATGATAGTCAATACCGGGAAAGCAAGGAAGTTGAAGAAGCGAAGAAAAAGGATTCCATTATTACATTTGCTGCTTATTTAAAAGAAATAGGAATTTTAACAGAAGAAATAGAAGAAAAAATGAACGAGGAAATCAGAGATATTGTTAATGAAGCTACCGATTATGCCGAGAATGCACCATACGCTGAACCAGAAAGTTCACTAAGATTTGTTTACGAAGAGTAA
- a CDS encoding acyl-CoA carboxylase subunit beta, which yields MDIFDKINELYDKRRQVELGGGDARIEKQHAKGKKTARERIDYLLDDGTFVELNPFMEHRETDFGMDTSSAKGEGVVTGYGKISGKPVYLFAQDFTVYGGALGEMHGKKIAAVMDLAAKNGVPFIGLNDSGGARIQEGVSSLDGYGQVFYRNSIYSGVIPQISVILGPSAGGAVYSPAITDFVIMVEKTSQMFITGPKVIETVTGEQISAEGLGGADVHNSKSGNAHIKASSEEEALDAVRNLLAYLPANNQEKPAINQIDDQDNACQDLTDIVPFDSTRPYDVKRVIEQVVDKDTFFEIHKDFAKNIVVGFAQINGQTVGLVCNQPKYLAGGLDIDSSDKAARFIRFCDSFNISLITFEDVTGFFPGVKQEHGGIIRHGAKILYAYSEATVPKITVITRKAFGGAYVALNSKSIGADLVYAWPNAEIAVMGPEGAANIIFAKEIAESENPEATRQDKIDTYREKFANPYVAAGLGMIDDVIDPRETRVKLIQALEMLYNKQEDRPKKKHGNIPL from the coding sequence ATGGATATATTTGATAAAATTAATGAACTTTATGATAAAAGAAGACAAGTCGAACTCGGTGGTGGAGACGCGCGAATAGAGAAACAACATGCAAAAGGGAAAAAAACTGCTCGGGAACGCATTGATTATCTTTTAGATGATGGAACATTTGTTGAACTGAACCCGTTTATGGAACATCGAGAAACAGATTTTGGGATGGATACCTCTAGCGCAAAAGGTGAAGGTGTCGTTACAGGATACGGAAAAATAAGTGGAAAACCTGTTTATTTGTTCGCACAAGATTTTACCGTGTATGGTGGCGCTCTTGGTGAAATGCATGGTAAAAAAATTGCCGCAGTGATGGATTTAGCCGCCAAAAATGGTGTGCCATTTATTGGCTTAAATGATTCAGGAGGCGCTAGAATTCAAGAAGGCGTATCGTCACTGGATGGATATGGTCAAGTTTTTTACCGTAATTCGATTTATTCAGGTGTCATACCACAGATTTCTGTAATTCTTGGTCCAAGTGCAGGAGGTGCTGTCTATTCACCAGCAATTACTGACTTTGTCATCATGGTGGAAAAAACGTCTCAAATGTTTATAACTGGTCCGAAAGTAATAGAAACGGTGACAGGCGAGCAAATTTCTGCTGAAGGATTGGGCGGAGCTGATGTACATAACTCGAAAAGTGGGAATGCACATATTAAAGCATCTAGTGAAGAGGAAGCATTAGACGCAGTCCGCAATTTGCTTGCATACTTGCCTGCAAATAATCAAGAAAAACCAGCGATTAATCAGATTGACGATCAAGACAACGCGTGCCAGGATTTAACAGATATTGTTCCATTTGACTCAACCCGCCCTTATGATGTTAAACGAGTAATCGAACAAGTTGTCGACAAGGATACCTTTTTTGAAATCCATAAAGATTTTGCAAAAAATATAGTAGTTGGATTCGCTCAGATAAATGGCCAAACAGTTGGACTCGTTTGCAATCAACCAAAGTATTTAGCTGGTGGTCTTGATATTGATTCCAGTGATAAAGCAGCTAGGTTTATCCGCTTTTGCGATTCATTTAATATCTCGTTGATTACATTTGAAGATGTTACTGGGTTTTTTCCTGGCGTCAAACAAGAACATGGTGGTATTATTCGTCATGGCGCGAAAATTTTATATGCCTATTCAGAAGCAACAGTACCTAAGATTACAGTTATAACACGTAAAGCTTTTGGTGGAGCATATGTGGCTTTAAATAGTAAATCGATAGGTGCCGATTTGGTTTATGCATGGCCAAATGCGGAAATAGCAGTAATGGGTCCTGAAGGTGCAGCGAACATTATTTTTGCAAAAGAAATTGCAGAAAGTGAAAACCCTGAGGCGACAAGGCAAGATAAAATTGACACATACCGTGAGAAATTTGCTAATCCATATGTAGCTGCCGGGCTTGGTATGATTGATGACGTCATTGACCCACGAGAAACACGTGTCAAATTAATTCAAGCACTTGAAATGTTATACAACAAACAAGAAGATCGCCCAAAAAAGAAACACGGAAACATACCATTGTAA
- the mce gene encoding methylmalonyl-CoA epimerase, producing MKKIRVLIAKPGLDGHDRGALVIAQALRDHGMEVIYTGLRQTPVQIAQAAVQEDVDVIGLSSLSGAHRSLFPKVIDELKKRNASDIPVVGGGVIPSEDIPFLLEKGINQIFTSGSSTDVLANYIKQLIDPNSSTINKPTKIAHIGIAVNSIDQAIPFYSNTLGLDLEGVETIESEQVKVAFLKIGETRFELLEALSASSVIQTFIDKKGEGIHHIALEVDNINARLQQYKSDGIKLIHEQAKTGAHNSEIAFIHPKAANGVLFELCQPAEGSEE from the coding sequence ATGAAAAAAATTCGAGTATTAATCGCAAAACCGGGTTTAGATGGTCATGATCGGGGAGCATTAGTAATTGCACAAGCATTACGGGATCATGGAATGGAAGTTATTTATACTGGTCTACGCCAAACCCCTGTACAAATTGCGCAAGCAGCAGTACAGGAGGATGTAGATGTTATAGGGCTTTCCTCCTTATCCGGTGCACACCGATCATTGTTTCCTAAGGTGATCGATGAATTGAAAAAACGGAATGCTAGTGATATACCTGTAGTTGGAGGCGGCGTCATTCCAAGTGAGGACATTCCGTTTCTACTTGAAAAGGGGATCAATCAAATATTTACTAGTGGTTCTTCCACAGATGTGCTGGCAAATTACATTAAACAGTTAATTGATCCAAATTCATCAACAATCAATAAGCCTACTAAAATAGCGCATATTGGTATAGCTGTTAATTCTATTGATCAAGCTATTCCGTTTTATTCTAATACACTAGGATTAGATCTTGAAGGTGTAGAAACAATTGAATCTGAACAAGTAAAGGTTGCTTTTTTAAAAATTGGGGAAACGCGTTTTGAACTGTTAGAAGCTCTATCGGCATCTTCTGTTATCCAAACTTTTATTGATAAAAAAGGAGAAGGGATTCACCACATTGCATTAGAAGTGGATAATATCAATGCAAGATTGCAGCAATATAAATCAGATGGTATAAAGTTGATTCATGAACAAGCTAAGACTGGTGCACATAATAGTGAAATAGCCTTCATTCATCCAAAAGCAGCAAATGGGGTATTGTTTGAACTGTGTCAGCCAGCAGAGGGAAGTGAAGAATAA
- the prli42 gene encoding stressosome-associated protein Prli42 has product MANNQTHRKASKRERRTKVIIYIMILAMILSTLTAGLALFVQ; this is encoded by the coding sequence GTGGCTAATAATCAAACGCATAGAAAAGCGTCCAAGCGAGAACGAAGAACAAAAGTAATTATCTACATTATGATACTTGCTATGATATTATCAACTTTAACAGCAGGACTTGCACTTTTTGTACAATAA
- a CDS encoding BrxA/BrxB family bacilliredoxin yields the protein MDFNLFMNDVVDVARSDIKEAGYEELYTKEDVDAAMSRTGTTLVMVNSVCGCAGGVARPAAANAIHYDKRPDHLVTVFAGQDKDATEKAREYFEGFPPSSPSFAFLRDGKIVTMLERHDIEGFTAVDVVGKLQKVFDEHCEEI from the coding sequence ATGGACTTTAACCTATTTATGAATGATGTTGTTGATGTTGCACGTTCAGATATAAAAGAAGCCGGATATGAAGAGCTTTATACAAAAGAAGATGTAGATGCTGCGATGAGTCGAACGGGCACTACGTTAGTAATGGTCAATTCTGTATGTGGTTGTGCAGGCGGAGTTGCTAGACCTGCAGCAGCGAATGCAATTCATTATGATAAACGACCAGATCATTTAGTAACAGTTTTCGCTGGTCAAGATAAAGATGCAACAGAAAAGGCCCGTGAATATTTCGAAGGGTTTCCACCTTCATCACCATCCTTTGCATTCCTTAGAGATGGTAAAATTGTAACGATGTTAGAACGTCATGATATTGAAGGGTTTACAGCAGTAGATGTAGTAGGGAAGCTTCAAAAAGTCTTTGATGAACACTGTGAAGAAATATAA
- a CDS encoding dihydrolipoamide acetyltransferase family protein: protein MASEKINMPQLGESVTEGTISSWLVEVGDKVNKYDPIAEVMTDKVNAEVPSSFTGVIKELVAQEGETIEVGELMCYIDTEGGPSSDEGSAKEEPKESEKAEPAEEDTKDQSMKKRYSPAVLRMAQDNDIDLTQVSGTGKGGRITRKDIEKVIASGDMPKAGETSSAPKQTEQSEQTSSKVKAAPSAPAPTSQAGDIEIPVTGVRKAIAQNMVRSTTEIPHAWMTVEVDVTDLVTYRNKVKNEFKQKEGFGLTFFAFFVKAVAQALKEYPQLNSMWAGDKIIQKKDIHLSIAVAKDQELFVPVIKHADEKSIKGIAKDISELASKARSGKLTSADMQGGTFTVNNTGSFGSIHSMGVINHPQAAILQVESIVKRPMIVNDMFAARDMVNLSLSLDHRILDGLVCGNFLARVKEILENMNKDTTNVY, encoded by the coding sequence ATGGCTTCTGAAAAAATAAATATGCCCCAACTGGGTGAAAGTGTAACAGAAGGAACAATTAGCTCTTGGCTTGTTGAAGTAGGTGATAAGGTTAACAAATACGATCCTATTGCTGAAGTAATGACAGACAAGGTGAATGCTGAAGTACCATCTTCTTTTACAGGTGTAATTAAAGAACTTGTTGCACAAGAAGGAGAAACAATTGAAGTAGGAGAATTAATGTGTTATATCGACACGGAAGGCGGTCCTTCGTCGGATGAAGGTTCTGCAAAGGAAGAACCTAAAGAATCTGAAAAGGCTGAACCTGCTGAAGAAGATACAAAAGATCAATCGATGAAAAAACGCTATTCTCCAGCTGTTTTACGAATGGCACAGGATAACGATATTGATTTAACACAAGTGTCCGGAACTGGAAAAGGTGGAAGAATTACCAGAAAAGATATTGAGAAAGTGATCGCTTCAGGTGATATGCCAAAAGCAGGTGAAACTAGTTCTGCACCAAAACAAACTGAGCAGTCTGAACAAACATCATCAAAAGTAAAAGCTGCGCCATCTGCCCCTGCACCAACTTCACAAGCCGGGGATATCGAAATTCCTGTGACAGGTGTTCGTAAGGCTATTGCACAAAATATGGTCCGTTCTACTACGGAAATCCCTCATGCATGGATGACCGTTGAAGTTGATGTTACAGATTTAGTAACGTATCGTAACAAGGTGAAAAATGAATTTAAACAAAAAGAAGGATTTGGTTTAACGTTCTTTGCCTTTTTCGTTAAAGCAGTCGCGCAAGCACTAAAAGAGTATCCGCAATTAAACAGTATGTGGGCTGGCGATAAGATCATTCAGAAGAAGGATATTCATTTATCCATCGCTGTAGCTAAGGATCAAGAATTGTTTGTACCAGTTATCAAACATGCTGACGAGAAAAGCATTAAAGGGATTGCCAAGGATATTTCCGAATTAGCTTCAAAAGCTCGCTCTGGTAAATTAACTTCTGCCGACATGCAAGGTGGAACGTTTACCGTAAATAATACTGGTTCATTTGGCTCGATTCACTCAATGGGTGTGATCAATCATCCGCAAGCCGCGATTTTACAGGTCGAATCAATTGTTAAACGTCCCATGATTGTGAACGATATGTTTGCTGCTAGAGATATGGTAAACCTATCACTTTCGCTTGATCATCGTATATTAGATGGTCTTGTATGTGGAAATTTCTTAGCACGCGTAAAGGAAATATTAGAGAATATGAACAAAGATACGACAAATGTTTATTAA
- a CDS encoding M20/M25/M40 family metallo-hydrolase yields the protein MITVNKERLVDEFLELVQIDSETKYEAEIAEVLKKKFTDLGLEVTEDNSKEVTGHGAGNLICNLKGTKENIDPIYFTSHMDTVVPGNGIKPSIKDGYIVSDGSTILGADDKAGLAAIFEMIRTLKENNIDHGEIQFIITAGEESGLVGAKALDASLLKAKYGYAIDSNGEVGDIIVAAPTQAKLFTTMKGKTAHAGVAPEQGVSAITLAAKAISKMPLGRIDDETTANIGRFEGGKQTNIVCDYVEILAEARSLVPAKMEAQVEKMKQAFESTANEYGGTAEVDVQIMYPGFKQKAGDQVVEVARNAAKTIGHESKLLTSGGGSDANVIAGHGIPTVNLAVGYEDIHTTNERIAVEDLVRISEYITAIVQETAK from the coding sequence ATGATTACAGTAAATAAAGAACGACTAGTTGATGAATTTCTAGAATTAGTACAAATCGATTCCGAAACAAAGTATGAAGCTGAGATTGCAGAAGTATTAAAAAAGAAATTTACAGACCTTGGTTTAGAGGTTACAGAAGATAATAGTAAAGAAGTGACTGGACATGGTGCTGGAAACTTAATTTGTAATTTAAAGGGTACCAAAGAAAATATAGATCCAATTTACTTTACCTCTCATATGGATACGGTTGTTCCAGGTAATGGGATAAAGCCATCTATTAAAGACGGTTATATTGTGTCAGATGGCTCTACTATTCTAGGTGCTGATGATAAAGCTGGCCTAGCAGCAATATTTGAAATGATTCGTACGTTAAAAGAAAACAATATCGATCATGGTGAAATCCAATTTATTATTACAGCTGGTGAAGAGTCTGGACTAGTAGGGGCTAAGGCACTTGATGCTTCTCTATTGAAGGCAAAATATGGCTATGCGATTGATAGTAACGGAGAAGTTGGTGATATTATTGTCGCGGCACCAACGCAAGCAAAACTTTTTACTACTATGAAAGGAAAAACTGCACATGCTGGTGTGGCTCCAGAGCAAGGAGTATCCGCTATTACGTTAGCAGCAAAAGCTATCTCTAAAATGCCACTTGGTCGTATTGATGATGAAACAACGGCAAATATTGGTCGATTCGAAGGTGGAAAACAAACGAATATTGTCTGTGATTATGTAGAGATCTTAGCCGAAGCAAGGTCACTAGTTCCAGCAAAAATGGAAGCGCAAGTTGAAAAAATGAAACAAGCCTTTGAATCTACTGCGAATGAGTATGGTGGTACTGCTGAGGTCGATGTGCAAATTATGTACCCTGGCTTTAAACAAAAAGCTGGTGATCAGGTGGTAGAAGTTGCTCGTAACGCTGCTAAGACTATTGGCCACGAAAGTAAATTATTAACAAGTGGTGGAGGAAGCGATGCGAACGTGATTGCAGGACATGGCATTCCAACCGTTAACTTAGCTGTAGGATATGAAGATATTCACACCACAAACGAACGAATTGCTGTTGAAGACTTAGTTAGAATTTCCGAATACATTACCGCAATTGTTCAAGAAACCGCAAAATAA
- a CDS encoding acyl-CoA mutase large subunit family protein, whose protein sequence is MNNNDSIPSKEANWKKSVDKTLKRFPERKSTFHTTSEIEVDGLYYPDTNDKYENDLGYPGEFPYTRGIQPTMYRSRFWTMRQYAGFGSAVETNKRFRYLLDQGQTGLSVAFDLPTQIGYDSDDVMSEGEVGKVGVAIDSLHDMEQLLDQIPLDKVSTSMTINAPASVLLCMYIAVGEKQGVPIEKLTGTIQNDILKEYIARGTYIFPPKPSMRLITNIFEYCQKNEMKFNTISISGYHIREAGSTAVQELAFTLANGMAYVDAALKSGLDIDAFAPRLAFFFNAHNNFFEEVAKFRAARRIWAKIMKEHYQAKDPKSWKLRFHTQTGGSTLTAQQPDNNVVRVTLQALAAVMGGTQSLHTNSRDEALSLPTEESARIALRTQQIIANESGVADTVDPLGGSYYVEELTDKMEEEVNKYLEQIKEIGGAVQAVEEGFMQREIHHKAYETQKQIEKEEEIIVGLNKYKLDEEVNPDLLKVDEALEQAQINSLEKIRAERDQEKVDELLTILRTQARVQNANLIPHILDAVKAYATVGEICNVMRDEFGLYTGM, encoded by the coding sequence ATGAATAATAATGATTCAATCCCATCAAAAGAGGCTAATTGGAAAAAGTCTGTAGATAAAACATTAAAGCGCTTTCCTGAACGAAAGAGTACTTTTCATACAACATCAGAAATAGAAGTGGATGGATTATACTATCCTGACACAAATGATAAATACGAAAATGATCTGGGGTATCCAGGTGAATTTCCCTACACACGTGGAATTCAGCCTACTATGTATCGTAGTAGATTTTGGACAATGCGCCAATATGCTGGATTTGGCTCCGCAGTAGAAACAAATAAGCGCTTCCGTTATTTGTTAGACCAAGGACAAACTGGTCTATCTGTTGCGTTTGATTTGCCAACACAAATCGGCTATGACTCGGATGATGTAATGTCTGAAGGAGAGGTTGGCAAGGTTGGGGTAGCCATTGACTCACTTCATGACATGGAACAGCTTTTAGATCAAATTCCGCTTGATAAAGTTAGTACATCCATGACCATTAATGCACCTGCATCAGTGTTATTATGTATGTATATTGCAGTTGGAGAAAAACAGGGTGTTCCTATTGAAAAACTAACTGGTACGATACAAAATGATATTTTAAAAGAGTATATCGCACGTGGTACATATATTTTTCCACCTAAACCATCTATGCGTCTTATTACGAATATTTTCGAATATTGCCAGAAAAATGAAATGAAATTTAACACAATCAGTATTTCTGGATACCATATACGTGAAGCTGGATCGACGGCTGTACAAGAATTAGCATTTACACTAGCGAATGGTATGGCATATGTAGATGCAGCATTAAAGTCTGGGTTAGATATTGACGCGTTCGCACCACGGTTAGCATTTTTCTTTAATGCACACAATAACTTTTTTGAGGAAGTAGCGAAGTTCCGTGCGGCACGACGAATTTGGGCGAAAATAATGAAAGAACATTACCAGGCTAAAGATCCAAAAAGCTGGAAGTTACGTTTCCACACACAAACAGGAGGATCAACACTAACAGCACAACAACCAGATAATAATGTTGTTCGTGTTACCTTACAAGCACTTGCAGCAGTTATGGGTGGTACACAAAGCTTGCATACCAATTCACGTGACGAGGCACTATCACTACCAACGGAAGAATCTGCTCGAATAGCACTTCGGACGCAACAAATAATTGCAAACGAAAGTGGTGTAGCAGATACGGTGGACCCATTAGGCGGTTCGTATTACGTAGAAGAGCTAACAGACAAAATGGAAGAAGAAGTAAATAAATACTTGGAGCAAATTAAAGAAATTGGTGGAGCGGTTCAAGCGGTTGAAGAAGGATTTATGCAACGGGAGATCCACCATAAAGCTTATGAAACACAGAAACAAATTGAAAAAGAAGAAGAAATAATTGTTGGATTAAATAAGTATAAGCTGGATGAAGAAGTAAATCCCGATTTATTAAAGGTGGACGAGGCATTAGAGCAAGCTCAAATCAATTCCCTAGAAAAAATCCGTGCTGAAAGAGATCAAGAAAAAGTAGATGAATTATTAACTATTTTAAGAACACAAGCAAGAGTTCAGAATGCTAATTTGATTCCACATATACTTGATGCTGTTAAAGCGTATGCTACGGTTGGCGAGATTTGTAATGTAATGCGGGATGAATTCGGTCTATATACAGGGATGTAA
- a CDS encoding aromatic acid exporter family protein: protein MKIGYRTIKTAIGTPLAISIAQVLGLTNFVSAGILTLLCIQPSRKKSVLSAWHRFLACTIAILFSYVFFETLGYNPIVVGVVFALFIPVTVFFKISPGIATSSVIILNLYSLGQITLNFIVDEFLLIIVGVGTALLLNLYMPSLDNKLKKKQVELEHNFQVILQEISLYICDKDKIWDGKEITRAEEILEEASNLVSLDRENHLLRSSHPYYDYFKMRKKQFELLKKMLPLVSRLPKTDNLSNLIAEFFESLSEAVHPGNTAAIYLEKLKNLQDVFNHEELPTTREEFETRANLFRLLREIEDYLIIKRKFKESDISDTEGKKKKDRNG, encoded by the coding sequence GTGAAGATTGGTTATCGAACAATAAAAACTGCTATTGGAACTCCATTGGCTATTTCTATTGCCCAAGTGCTTGGATTAACAAATTTTGTTTCAGCGGGGATACTTACGCTGTTATGTATACAACCATCTAGAAAAAAGTCAGTATTAAGCGCATGGCACCGATTTTTAGCTTGTACAATTGCCATTTTGTTTTCCTACGTATTTTTCGAGACGCTAGGTTATAACCCAATTGTAGTTGGAGTTGTGTTTGCATTATTTATTCCTGTTACGGTATTTTTTAAAATTTCACCAGGGATTGCAACAAGCTCTGTCATTATTCTAAATTTATATAGCCTTGGACAAATTACATTAAATTTCATTGTTGATGAATTTTTATTAATTATAGTTGGGGTTGGAACAGCGCTTTTATTAAACTTGTATATGCCTAGTTTGGATAATAAATTAAAAAAGAAACAAGTGGAATTAGAACACAATTTCCAAGTGATTTTACAGGAAATTTCGTTATACATATGTGATAAGGATAAGATTTGGGATGGAAAAGAAATTACGAGAGCTGAAGAAATTTTAGAAGAGGCAAGTAATCTAGTTTCTTTGGATCGCGAAAATCACCTATTAAGAAGTAGTCACCCGTATTATGATTATTTTAAAATGAGAAAAAAACAGTTTGAACTATTAAAGAAAATGCTTCCACTTGTGAGTAGGTTACCTAAAACCGATAATTTATCAAATTTAATAGCTGAATTTTTTGAGAGCTTATCAGAGGCTGTACATCCAGGTAATACGGCAGCAATTTATTTGGAAAAGCTAAAAAACTTACAAGACGTTTTTAATCATGAAGAACTACCAACAACACGTGAGGAATTTGAAACGCGAGCAAATTTATTTCGTTTATTACGTGAAATAGAGGATTACTTAATCATCAAAAGGAAATTCAAAGAAAGCGATATTAGTGATACTGAAGGAAAAAAGAAAAAAGACCGGAATGGATAG